ttattttttattttgatataaagtTTTAGATTTAATAAAGACTACAAACATAATAGGTTTAagtactattttattttaacacagATTGTTTATACTTAACTACCCATCTCAAATATTAACATCTCTATGGATCTTATCATGCctattgaataaatttaaaataaataaaatgtaaaaacaaaaaaaaaatatatttttaaaaaatataacagtaTGATTTTGAAAATGTACGGAGTAATAAcgatacaattaaaaaaaatagtatataattttttaaggaaTATAGTATGTCGTTGAtaataaattggaaaaaaaCGCATGTTACATGATTACTATTTACgcaacaaaaacattaaaattagaattgGAAGTAAGAAAGTGAGGCTTTGAATCTGATGTTCTTGTGGCCTTTGGTAGAAGGGCGAGGGTGGAAATCTGGTTGCAATTTGCTTCGAAGAAATGAATTACCCAAAATATACGGTAGATAAAAGATCTGAACAGCACATAGCTTTCACAGAAGGGATGATGATGACTTGATAAAGaaactaaataaaatgaaaatgagtgAAAGGTTGGAAAGTTCATGGGATTGACCAAAGACGTTGATGCTTATTGCGTTATAGGTCAGCCATTAGCAAAAGTGAGAGGCACATGATGCATCTATGAATGGGATTGTCTTAATTTGTCTGAGTATTGATTAGGTTCATGAACTGCGTTGTTCAGTCCAGGTATCAAATGCGAAAATAAAGATCAAAAGTGGCTTATGCTTTTTCCTTCAACCAAATACATCTATTTTTATAATCCTTCAATTATACAAAAAAGAGTTTGATGCAGTTATAGTAACAAGGTGAGCCGCGTTCGTCACAAGTTACTTAGCTCAAATGGAAACGGTGCACGCATTCAGACAGACGTAAGGTACAGAACATAAGATGTCGTGTTTTCATTGAAATTAACGAAACGCGAAATGTGACAATGAGAATGCTACGTAACGGAAGTACCGCGATCCTAGTTGTTGTTATTTACAACTACCAGTACATACGATAGTAGTTAGTTGTTGACTCTTCCTGCTTAATTTCGTAAAAGGTGTAGATTGAAAGATGGGGAGGCAATAATGGTAAAAGCGAGTGAGGAACTGAGGAGGAAGGTGTACGtggtaaagaaaagaaagagaatattagaaaggaaaaagatatttcgaaacttttttttaaaaattattttgatataataaatatgtcatttttttactaatttattattgtaattatgtactctaaactttataaaaaaaaagtatttatatgtTTTCCTATTAGAAATGGACCTGATCCGCAGAAGCAGTACAAGTCAACGGAAGGATAAAAGAAATGTCATAGGAAAGAGAAAGGATGGTTGGTTTTACTTTATCATCATCACCATGTGCATGTGATCTGAGGATCTCCGTGTCTTATCTTTGTCCCACCCTACAACGCTATAATTGATTTTTGGTTTCTTCTAACctaatttactatttttttggattttctttttcatggataactaattttaaatgtagaaaaaaattaagaaagaataaAGTCAAActtatttatgtataatttaattaataaaaaaatgtgatttgtATTAATTCTAtgcattaatttaatttcagtttGTGTAGaaatttactcttttttttcccttttcctaAATGTGATTTATTCGAATAAACTAAAACAGTATTTATAAGATAAACAATTTCTCTCCTTGAAAATGCTAAACGTTAATATATTACTATCTAACTAAAGAAAtcgaaaataaaaacatattaaaaaatattagttattattaagGTTGGGTAAAAATAACTGATATGTAGTGtattatagttaactatattatattatacttaaaaaaaactcatccagttttactaaaagttcagtatactattttatggtttagtttttaaaaattaaacttataatagtTTTGGTTCAGTTAACTATGAGAACTTTAtctactcttttctcttctaGTTCTCGTTCAACTCCTTCGTCTTGccaaaaaacattatttaataataaaatattaataaaagaaatcgtttacattaaaaaattaataatgaattttgtaagacaaaattttttatcataaatttttatatatttttatcaataaacatatattactttttaaataatattattttaagtaataaaagtaaaatatatttttttaaatttaattttattaaatgattaagcaataaaaatgataaaagaaaaaaagactatataaaaaaataatactttaaatatattatattctttaacatattattaaatatgtaaaaatatgttaaaaaaacttttaatgatattaaaatatgtgtaagcgcacacactaaaataactatttattttaaaaatcaacttcctttaaaataaatatcaatattattatttctaaatgatagcattttacatactaaaactaaaatatattttttaacgttatTAACAAACGTTTATTAAGAGTAACTTTTCTaatatcatcttttattatattataataattaataaatattagtttaatttttacataataaaatataaatagtaaataattgattaataaaaaaaatttatgaggcaacaaaataaatataaataaaaaattatttaaaataaaataagtaaataaaaagataaaataaattatatgcacatataaaacaaaaaaatataattaaaaaataaaaaaataaaaaaataaaagtaaaataatattcatgacaaaataaatataaattaaaaaaatattaaaatgaataataaaataatttccatacacatataataataaaagaaatataaataaaatatcaaataataatatcaaataataatatcaaaataaaataaatattaaaataaatttcaattaaaaagaacatgtattgttatactattcagtttaaaaactagtataattcagtttaaaattaatatagttagtagttcagtttatattgtagtttagtacaatttagtatatttcagttcagtccagtttgataaaacaaaaaacagttcagttcaaCTCAGTTGAGTTTAgccaaattaatttttagttcagtacagaTTTTAGTAGTAAAATGCACTTCAGGTCTATTTATCCACCCCTAGTTATTATGATCTTAATCGGCAAatacatattaattaatattattgtttgaGACAAagaagtttttaaattttgaataaataattgaCATATTAAACtctcaagatttttttttttatatttttattttaagtactAATGTGATAGTATTCCAAATGTTAATAGACTTAAATACTGTTTTAGTtgataatacataaaaattcaGGTTCCTATGTATTTTAACCTAATATCCAAACTTATTTCAtcacatttataattttaaaatgcaaataaaatcaatcttcaaaataaaatatataactaaaatgtGTATCAAGAGCAGACAAAATAAATCACgacatattatttttgtaacaaccttttttttataaatattaaaagataaggtttaaaattgatgaaaaataaagttttgtttttaagttaaaGGGGTTAAACAAATagagaattaaaataacttaagaCAAAAAAACAATAGGACATTTCCCTATGGTGAATTCAAAGACCAAATATTATATGAAAGATGTTAGTAtctaaattcataatttattattgtctTTCATAaatcatatacatatatactaGCTATGCtaattgaaatttgatgaaGTCTATAAATATCATGTACGATTAAACATTCGATATTGAATGTTTAATTCATATAATTGATGTGAAATGATTTAAATAATCctgttattattataagaaattaaaatttttatatatatatatattatcttttggAAATTTGTAAAATGTAAAGTGTTAATCACTAATTCAATTCTTTATCAAATCAAATCTAACTAATTTTAAaccaattttaaagttttaaccCTTTAACTTCTgtatcttatttatattgtttttttttccttacgTGATAAATGGtcatttaattgtaattaattaaatttagattgACAAAATGGGTTCGGTTTGAAAGGTTGGATCATGTGGTCCAAAACTCAGATTAGGTCAGATTtagaaacaataatttaaagaaaaatagcTCTTGTTTAGCTTGATCTTTTGATCTTATGCTCATAAAAGCCAAGCTGACCTTTTATCTGGAGTGCAGAAAAAAAAACGGGAGTGCAGGAAGAAATGCCCTGGATAATGAACTGAtccatttgtttatttttttttggtaaattatttcttataaaCTCATACCAAAGAAACTCTTATTGAAAATGAGTTTGATTCTTTGGTATATTTAACGAAGTAATAAATTGAAGAACACATTTGGACttgattaatataaatttatttatttttaaagactCGTGTCAACTAAAATAAGGAATTgcaaaagtatttaattttaaacatttttttgttaatttatgtataaaaacGACTTTAAACCattcttatttaaaaatcattttacattACACAATATATAGTTCTACTTGTATTGAATAATTAACCAAACTTTGTATTTGTGGAGAAGGTCAGCCGCCATCTCCATCAATGATGATAATTTCCTACCACTAAACACAAAACTCTGTTATGAGAGTATATTTTCTTTCCCCTGCTTAATTTCCACACACATGTCGTCGTTATTACACTGTCATGCAAGAAAAACTAGGGAACAGATATAGACTTCACATGCCAGTACAAAAGTCATTTATTTTGAgatgataaataatttgattcTATTTTTCTCAAGTGTTAGTTTTGCTGATGATTTGGGGTTGAAAATCGACTCAAACAAAGTTCACAGTGCattatatttactatttattcAGCTGTCGAATGAAAGTATCTTGAAAGAACTAATCAAACCATTAGGAAGACTCTTGAACCAGTCTTATGTCGTTTCTAACAATGTTCCTACATATATCCCTATATAACTTTCTACCAACTAACATTTGAGCactaaacatttttatatgGACTCTAATATCTTAATTTCAGTTGAAAATGTTGACTTTTGGTATAACCTAATCACACTTTTTTAGCTGCcatgtgttgttttttttgtctgGTCTTCTCATTCTGTCTTTGCGTGAAGTGTTCTAAAGTTGGAACCTCCCTTTCGATTCCAATATAATTGTATTTCTCATATTCTTTATTATCCCAGTGACGCAAGATATGTTTTTACTACTTTTGTAttgtgtaataaaatatttcaattaagaATTTAAAGAGATTTCTTAAATGAGAACATTacattaaaagttgtttttatgTGAATTTGGAATTGTCCTAAATcaagatatataatctttaatctttttatataattcaattGATTAGTCTCCTCATTATTAATCAGGTAATGGTCTGGAcaaataattatcaattaacTGGGCCTTAAAAATTCGGCCCAATATCCTACGGTCCACTTCATTGTTCATAAAGAATTATGGCGAAAACCTACGTAAACACTTCACCATCTTTCTCTAATTCCACGGATATTTTTCCCTAGTTTTTCAAAGGTATTACGTTTTTGGATTGGGCACGCGTAACCCGGAGGTAGATTTATATTACGTCGCAAGCAGGCAACTTTAAAAACGGCGTAACTATGGTATGTTTTTAATGCAAATGACAGAAGTCTACCTTCTGATAATGGTTTAAAAAAGAGATTTTTGTTAGCAGAAGCAAAATTTGtcacttttatatttagaaataaatttgttttaaattattaatttagaatatttttttaccaaaaaaagCATTGGAAGAGGACgaaataagaaatttatttattaacaaacAAGTGTAATGTAAAAGAATAAACCAAAAATCCCCTCGGCCGAACAGAAGGAGAGGATACAGTAGTCAAGCGTAGATACATACAATGAAGAGTATACATGCAAGAGTATAATAGTAAAATCTCTGAATTCAAGGACCAAAActaaccaataaaaaaatatgaaaaagccACGAATGTGTCATAAGAACAGATCGGGTCGGGTGGGTGGAAGGATCCGAATCCATCAGCGATCCCAGTCGCACTTGATGGTTTCAAAGGCCGTGGCGCTTCCCTTGAAAGGCACGCGCAAGTCGCAGCTGACTTTGGGCTTGAGTGTCTTGGTCTTGAAAGCGCCCAGCTTGAACCTCACCCTCAGGTACATCTTCACATCGATCTCATACAACCCGGTGGAGTTCTCCTTCTTCAATTCGGAGCTCTGGTCAGCGTCCAAAACCAATACTTTGTCCCCCTTGAAGACGGGGTTGAGCACGTGCGTGGTCTTGTGCCCCTGGTAGAAGGGATCGGGGTACTGGGTGTTGAACCTGGCGTCGTGGAACAATGCGTTCGCCTCGATGAAGTCGTAGTAGATGCCCAGCCTCTTGTTAGGGTTGCGCACTGTGATGTTCAGGGCAAGATCGTAGTGGAGGGTGTTGTTAGTATAGTTAAACTCCGTGAGGGTGGCGTCAGTGACGTGGAATTTCACCATGTTTGGACGGACTATGAGCCAGAAGATGAATACGGCGATGGCCACGATGATGATCAGCGTGAGGATGACCTTGAAGATGAGGCTGAAGAGGCAGCTGAAGAGGCAGCCACAGCAGCAACCAACGCCGCTGCCGCGCCCTGGGCGGTTGTAGGACTTCTGCGGCGGAATAGCGGGGCCGTAGTAGGCTCCGTTCAACTGCGACATGGTGGAATATGATGAGTGATATGAATAAGCAAAGGCAAGAGTGGAAAAGGATGATGAAGAGATGGAATGGAAGACTAATAGCTCCTTGTGTGTGGATTTATAACTAACTGGGAGTGGGTGTGGGGTTGGGGAATTTGAAAAGCGCGTGATCCTCAACAAAGCTTAACCGGCCCCCAAACTATGTGCAACCGGAgttaattgttaatttattgtattactttttttaatgttagttttctcatattatttattttatctttcctttctttgaatttttgtCCCTATAAGGAAATTATAATATTGCAgtcttttttacaaaaatatttaaataaatgctCGTGGAGGTGAGAACTCGGGGTGATGCGTGGCAGCGCTGGTTAGTTTCAACGCGGTTGCTTTTCGTACGTATGAACTTGTGCGTCTTAAATTGAAATTCGCGTTTTCACTGTGTCATTCGTGGAAACTTCCGAGTTCCTGCTTCCAAAGTCATCGACTTTCTGGGATTCCTTTTCATGTTCTCCAAACTCTACtgcattatttttattaataataatttagttaaatatttatactaaCTACTAATATACATTTCCTGGACACTTAATATACATTTCATATTCTTTCTGAagcattttcttaaaatatctaaaagaaGTTAAAACAGTAACTTctactataaaatattttccatgTTTTTCTACTATAATCCTCAATGAATAGTAATATTTCTCGTGTAACTCAAATGTCACTACATATGATGCcaaaatttagataaattatGATCAAGGCAATAATATAAAAGTTCTATTGACACCCGTATTAGTCTGAATTACCAAACCTTCTCTCAATCAACTCTCCTATATCCTTCCCTTAACGAAAACAATCCACCTTTTTCttacaattttctttctttcgtaaatgttaaattagttataattataaCGTATAAAAAATTTTACAGATTAGTTCAACATAGTCTAAATTGATTTTCAacttgacatttttttttttgccaaaAATGATGTTAACATACcaactaataaaattaattttgtatcaaTAGTTTTTATGTACTTTGCAATATACTAGTATATATTTCATGTCAGTCTTTGTCATCGCGTGTATATAGGGAGATTTAATTTTCAGTTGCAGCAATCATTTTGtagtaaatatatgaaaaaccaactttttttttaataatttttttacaactatTCATATGGCAGCTTATTATTGATCCGCGCATAACTTTTGTACTGAGAAGGAATAGTCTCCCTCACcttcttaatttcttttatcaaacaacaataCCAATATTTTAGGAttataacaacttttttaaccacgtatcactattttattaatctatttgaatttattttaaaaaaaatatttaaaacaaattaatcacAAGTCACATGTAAATgttataaaatagttataaaaaaagttactaaaatatatttttcaatattttatgtaAGCATTTAGCTTTTAAATTTGTGAGCGATGGATAATCTATCTTTgtgttaaataattaaattatttatattgataaaaCCAAACCATTTGAATATGATTtgttaacaaattatatatgttCTTGTATATTGGTGCGATTTTCAAGTAGCATCTGAATCgtgaatttattattatttaaaatagtaattcTTTGAATTGCGGATTCTAACTATTGTTTCCCCTCTTAATTAGAAGAGTGCTTTTTGTTTTTGGAGAGCTATTTTggaagagttttttttttttttaaatatttgtagtttctattttttttagtcTATAAATGTTTGTGGCTCTTAAAGCTATCgaataaagttatataaaatagtGACTTAAAGGTCTTTAAGTTGTTTGAGTAATCACTTTCTCTCACAAAAAGTCTATTAATCTCCTACtgaaactcaataatcaaagtATCACGCTACAtggaaatatattttctttataacatGTTGGGTTAGGTATGTAACTTTTTCtcaggagaaaa
This sequence is a window from Vigna angularis cultivar LongXiaoDou No.4 chromosome 2, ASM1680809v1, whole genome shotgun sequence. Protein-coding genes within it:
- the LOC108328180 gene encoding NDR1/HIN1-like protein 10 — protein: MSQLNGAYYGPAIPPQKSYNRPGRGSGVGCCCGCLFSCLFSLIFKVILTLIIIVAIAVFIFWLIVRPNMVKFHVTDATLTEFNYTNNTLHYDLALNITVRNPNKRLGIYYDFIEANALFHDARFNTQYPDPFYQGHKTTHVLNPVFKGDKVLVLDADQSSELKKENSTGLYEIDVKMYLRVRFKLGAFKTKTLKPKVSCDLRVPFKGSATAFETIKCDWDR